The following DNA comes from Kitasatospora viridis.
CTCGGGTTCGAACAGCAGTATCGGCATGGTCCTGGCCGACATCGAGAACTCGCTGTTCATCGACATGGTGCACGGTGCGCAGGAGGCTGCTCGCGCTACCGGTTCGAAGCTGTTGCTGGCCAACACCGCGTGCGACATGACGCTCCAGGACGAGTACCTGGACCTCTTCGACGAGTCCCGGGTCACCGGGATGCTGCTCGCACCGATGCAGGATTCCACCGCGGGCATCGCCCGGGTGCGTGCGCACGGGCGGCAGATCGTGCTCCTCAACTTCGCACCGAAACGGGGCACCTGCTGTGCGGTGCTCGTCAACAACGAGCAGGTCGGGTACCTGGCGGCCCGCCATCTCATCGAGACCGGGCGGACGAGGCTGGCCTTCGTGGCCGCGCACGACGACTACCAGCCCGTTCGGGACCGCCGCCTGGGGGTGCGCGCCGCGGTCGAGGAGGCGGGCGGCCGGGTGGTGCTGGAGGAGATCGCGGCCGCCGGCCTGACCACGGCGGATGGGCACCTGGCCGGTCAAGGGCTAGCCCGGCGAGCCCTTGAGGAGCTGCCGGACGGCCTCGTCGTCGTCACCGATGAGCTGGCCAACGGCATCATCCACGAGCTGCACACCGTGGCGGGTGTCCGGGTGCCCGAGCAGGTCGCGGTCGTCGGGTGCGAGAACAACCGCACGGCGGGTTCGGCGGCTGTGCCGCTGACCGCGGTGGACATGCCTGGCCGGATGATGGGCCAGGAGGCGATGCGGCTGCTGATGGACGAGGTGGAGGCGGGGGAGCGGCACCGTCACGCCACCGTGGTGCTGGAGCCCGAACTGGTCGTTCGCGCCAGCGCGCCCAACTGAACCGGGCAGCTCACTCGGCTGCTTGCTGCGTCGTCCACCAGGCGGCGATCTGGGCCCGGCCACCGA
Coding sequences within:
- a CDS encoding LacI family DNA-binding transcriptional regulator, with the translated sequence MQDVAAAAGVSLGTVSNVLNHPAKVSPATAQRVREAIAQLGFVRNDAARSLASGSNSSIGMVLADIENSLFIDMVHGAQEAARATGSKLLLANTACDMTLQDEYLDLFDESRVTGMLLAPMQDSTAGIARVRAHGRQIVLLNFAPKRGTCCAVLVNNEQVGYLAARHLIETGRTRLAFVAAHDDYQPVRDRRLGVRAAVEEAGGRVVLEEIAAAGLTTADGHLAGQGLARRALEELPDGLVVVTDELANGIIHELHTVAGVRVPEQVAVVGCENNRTAGSAAVPLTAVDMPGRMMGQEAMRLLMDEVEAGERHRHATVVLEPELVVRASAPN